One Longimicrobium sp. genomic region harbors:
- a CDS encoding MBL fold metallo-hydrolase: protein MRVTVLGSGSRGNAILVETEGTRVLVDAGFSGRDLERRLLAVGVDPTTLAALLITHDHGDHTRGMGVAARRWGVPLHLTDLTRNVCRALLDGTENVRPYTSAAPVEIGGLTVTPFLTVHDAVDPVAVTVTETATGEKLGIATDLGRATATVRHALQACHVLVLESNHDEIMLRESHYPWSVKARIGGSHGHLSNRAAAELARELYHDELCAVVLAHLSENANHPALAHDVVGETLERLRYAGSLAVAPQEQPMETIDVTRLRKLRLPQQMTLF from the coding sequence TTGCGGGTCACGGTCCTTGGCAGCGGCAGCCGCGGCAACGCCATCCTCGTCGAGACGGAGGGCACGCGGGTGCTGGTGGATGCCGGCTTCAGCGGCCGCGACCTGGAGCGCCGGCTGCTGGCCGTGGGCGTGGACCCGACCACGCTGGCCGCGCTGCTGATCACGCACGACCACGGCGACCACACGCGGGGGATGGGCGTGGCGGCGCGCCGCTGGGGCGTTCCGCTCCACCTGACCGACCTCACCCGCAACGTCTGCCGCGCGCTGCTGGACGGCACCGAGAACGTGCGCCCCTACACCAGCGCCGCCCCGGTGGAGATCGGCGGGCTGACGGTGACGCCGTTCCTGACCGTGCACGACGCGGTCGACCCGGTCGCAGTGACGGTGACGGAGACGGCGACCGGGGAGAAGCTGGGGATCGCCACCGACCTGGGCCGCGCGACGGCCACGGTGCGCCACGCGCTGCAGGCCTGCCACGTGCTCGTCCTGGAATCGAACCACGACGAGATCATGCTGCGCGAGAGCCACTATCCGTGGTCGGTGAAGGCGCGCATCGGCGGGAGCCACGGGCACCTGTCCAACCGCGCCGCGGCGGAGCTGGCCCGCGAGCTGTACCACGACGAGCTCTGCGCCGTCGTCCTCGCGCACCTGAGCGAGAACGCGAACCACCCCGCCCTGGCCCACGACGTCGTCGGCGAGACGCTGGAGCGGCTGCGCTACGCCGGCTCGCTCGCCGTGGCCCCGCAGGAGCAGCCGATGGAGACGATCGACGTCACCCGCCTCCGCAAGCTGCGCCTGCCGCAGCAGATGACGCTGTTCTGA